TCAATGTTGTTTAAGCGAACTAACGTAAAAACTTTAAGGAActaagaaatacttacattGTTAGACACTGGAAAAAAGGCTACAAAGAGCTAACTACTAGGTAGCGAAGAGAAATGTCTGATCCAAACTGCCTCGAGGCGAACTGCGTATAGCACGACTCAgaaccaaaaaaacactattcGGAAAACCCTGATTTTATACAGAAAAGGCTACATATATGCAGAGTGAGTTCGACTAAGCTGTAAATTAGGGCACATGACTACAGATGTGAATGaaaaggcaaaattactgaacaAAAAAGGCAGACCGGCAAGCTACGActaatttaaataaaacagTTATAGTAACCTAATCAACACCTGAGATAGGTGCTTGGAAACAGTATAACTAGCATCCTATGATCTTACACCACAGTTTAAAAACTGACTGTGATATCAACGAAGTgataagtaagtaagtaagggataagtttctttaattttgtttctcaaTCAAAGCGATAcgataaacaaaattaaagaaaattatccCGGCTGGCGAGGACCATATCAAGAACGGAACttcttttcattaaatttAGAGTAACTCATGTTGTGATATTTATGCGAATACAATAATTCTTAATCAGCTACTTATTCTTTAGTTGGACTATGTTGGAAGAATTGAAAAGGCTTAAACAAAAGATTATTCTAACTGACAGCCGCTCGTCAGGGTGAGGTAAGTCACAATATATTTAGCCTAGGTACGTTGTTTAATGGTGCATGGGAAATACATTACTATAGAGGCGGCAAGAGTGTAGCGGTCGTTGCACAGACGCTTGGGTCTCGATTTGCGTATGGATTTTTGTCAAGTGGTCAATAAAAATTGGAATAATCAAATATAATCGTTTTCATCCTTTCGAGTGTTGGTCTTTATGGAAATGAACGGGAAAATTCCGGTTTTTACGAAGGGATTGCGCTCTAGACCGTTAACTTTTATCATAATGTATATTGTAAACAGCGGCTCTTACTAATtgactctgttgataaaccattTTTCCCCACACCCAGCCGTTTCAAAACAcagcagtttctttagaaccTACTTGCTTGCCTTTAGTTgtcacaaaataaattttcgggcgttgtttgtttgtttgttgttgttgttgttttgagaCAACTAAATACCAACTGACTTCCTTTATGGTTGTTTGCCGAATTGTTTCTTCATACCATAGTGACCAAAACAAGGAATGAGCTACAATATAATGATCTACAATGAGCTACAACTACTTTAACACAATGTTGCGATGCATCCGTGTCGAGTGTTAATGGCATTGTCTCGCCGTATCTCGCACTAATACATACCACATAGAGGacaaaatgacttcaaaaaggCGCTGAACCTTGAAATAAGTCGTTCTTGAAGAGCGCATGCGGAAATGACAAATGTACAATGTTTCAAGACATAATGTAAacaccacatggaagaaatatcTGCAACAGTTTTGTATATATATTGAAATTGATTGATAATGTAAAATGTGAACAGATCTAGAGctggtggatgaaagggatatgtctttatggtctaggggccgacatttctctccctccctgcctgatcgGGGGCCGACACAGGGTCGGAGGCCGACTGGTATCAGACACTGagctcacagtataagcgatccACGGGCtgaaatctcggggatactcgtcatggtacgcAGCTCTAGCGccacgtctagaggtactacttactggttccagttttttacattttcctgTGTCCCAGGTAATTTTGTCTGCTCATGCGCAAGTATTcagaaaatgaagtaaacaGCAAATTGTTTAGTTGTGGTgcggagatgaaagaccctgggaacgaggttgggagTGGACGAGGACGGATGTTCGGAGCCAGTTGCTACAGTACACGTGTACATACACACCGTACCTTCCTAAAATCACATAGCCTGGCTGCTAAGCCAACTAGACATTTCCTCTCTTCCTACACTAGTAGAAGTAGTGATGGTTACGGTTAGTAGCTAAAGTAGGGGTCTTTTCAAACCCTTGTCATCAACTAACCTTGTGGAGCCTTGCAATGCAATAGAGACTCTGTGTGGGGTGCAAGTAGGAACGCTTCGCCCGTACTTACAGAGATTAGCGGTTGTTATGATTGGTGGTCCACCAGTCACTTTAACACAGGGGAAATCAGCTTTCGGGAATCGCGCCTTCTCAGATTTTGAGTGTCGACCATTACTTTAGTGACCTTTCAGACTTTGAGTTCGATTGCAGGTAACTTAAGTTTACCTTCCTTTGGTGCAAGGACGCTCAGCAACTGTGTGTTGGTTTTTTATTGtaagaattatttttcttcatgatTGAGTATTTGTTGCGTTACTGTCAACTCGTGATTATAATGTTTTTGTAATCGCTTTTAGTTTTGTTCTCAAAATGggattattttaataattatgttcatAAAATGGGACAGGGGAGGAGTTCACTGTATTGACAGAGAAATAAATGTCCACAAGATAATTGCTTTAAACAACTAGGGACAGGTGTATAAATGGCTACCTACTAGCTGAGGGGGGTTGTAACCCTAGAGGGAACTACCATCCTGTATAGAAGATAAAATTTGGCTAATTTTGTTGAAGATTGATTGTTACTGTTTCTTTCGTAGCTTGGGAAGCGCACGGTTTTTTAAAGTTGCTTGAGCAAAATATAGGTAAGTTGAAATTgctttataaattataaaagtCCCATGCGTGGTTAGGATGATTTTTAACTTTCTCCTTCCAGATTTTTAGGGTAGCCTTTAATGTGTTTGGTATTGTGAGATTGTTTGAGCGACTAAGGCACAGCTTAAGGATTGCTGAAtggaattgaaataaaatattgttgttgGATGGATTGATCCTGAAAGTGAATTAATTTGAACTTGCATGTATTTAGCAATCTTGACCATTAAACCTCAAAATGTTCATAAATGGAATAGATATAAATGCGAATGTATACAAAGTTCGACTGTAACATTTCACTGGCAACCATGGATGTGGGTGGAGTTTCTCTGTTCTCTATGTACACTGCTCTGAGAGTTTTTCCTGTGGTATATGGTTTGTTGTCCAGTTTTCTTTGAAGTCATTTACAACCAACAGTTCATTTAATTCCATAAACCAGTATTGAATACTGGAATCTTGATTAGTATAGCCATCATGTGTTTAAAGACAAATAGatcagtaaaataaaaattaaaaattattattgttattattattattgcctgTCATGTCCATCATGATCATTATCATAATAACTGTTATTGTTATAGAAAAGTCAAGTCTTGTAACATTGTTTCATTATCTTTTACACACGACACATTTTAACTTGACGTGAATGTTTTTAATATCTCTTCATAGAGAATGGCTCTGTGTGGTGAAGGTCTTTGCAATTCAAGATCCATCCCTTCCGCTGGAGACATACCAAGATCAACTCACCGAGATCAAGAACAGGCTTGCTGGTGCTTCAAAtgttcttccttttcatttctcaattCTAACAGACAAAGCCAGCCTCTTGATCAGACAATTTGTCAAAGACAATTTGTATGATAGGATAAGATGATTTTCTGATATGTACAAGAGggttataatttcaatttctggCAGAGGAGAACTCAGACTATTCTTACGAGCTAGAACCTTTTGGGCAACATTGGAAAAAACTCATATGCGGACATTGGCATACCAAAATTGTATTAATTCCATACATTCCTTGATAAGTATTCTTATGACTGTTAAAGTGAACTATTTGTTTGCTATAATTCGTCTCTACACTCTTGTTCAAGAACATGTTATTGCTGTACAAacgtcctttttttttttttcattttggtagAACTTTATTGCGTTTGACGAAGGAGAACGCTTCCTAATTTCGTGGGTTTCGTGTGAACGCTAGTGAAAGCTCTGAGGATTTTTTGGGCTTTCTATTGGGCGGACAGTTATGACGTCACATTCTTGTTGCGCAAAGGATTCTGCCTCGTGCGACAcaaaattctgtcttcttcgtGAACATCAGGTGTTGGCGGACgtgttgttgaagaatttcgtaACTGCTGCTGTTTTCTCGGTAcgttattttctcaatgttgttgaagaatttcatAGCTACTTATCAAAGCCTGAGGGAAGCGTGTGCCATTTTGGTCTTTCTATCAGGTGGACCGTTATAAAGGTagtttgttacatttttgggTTTCACTATTAAAGTTACTATTGTTCATATTGCTGTTTAAATACTTCATCTTTCTCATTTAATGTCTCAACTAATTTCCTCCTACATGTAtgttttttgtatgattttagCTAAATTCATTGAACTTTGAACACACttattaatctttgattactcctAGTAATAATAAGAGGCTGAAGAAGATGTAAgctaatgaaagaaaaatgatttttggGTTTTTAGGAATTAGTGGAACAAATTATTAGCAAAGATCCAAAAAGCCGTTTATCTGCTGCAGAGTTCATGAGCAAATACAGAGGTACTATTTTGGTGGGTCAACTGCTTTCTCCATCATTGTTACCACCTACTTTAAATCTTAATTTGTCATCGTTATCATAATCATTTTCTACCTTCAGCtcaaaatattgttgttgttactgaCACTACTGTAAACCTATATCGTAGGTCTTCCTTAGGACAGTTAAGTTATCATTCTCTGTGGTTGTCCCAGATTCACAATTAAAACTTTTGTCACCTGCATAGCATTTTTGGGGAAGCTTCCAAAAACTCAGTGGCAGAGGATCAGAACCTAATTGTGACCAGAGCGTCATAAGTTTGACTCCTTTTCTGCACAGTACCAGTAATAAATTTATTGGACAATTTTTTGAGAGCAAAATATGTAACTCTTCTGATATTAGTAACTGTTCTTTTACATGACAGGGATCATCTCTCCAGAGCAGTTTTACACTTTTCTTATAATTTAAACAAGTACATGAGCAACTTTGCCATGCAGTCTCCAGTACTAATTACTGCTGATGAAAAGATAAGCAGGtaatttactaataattgtACATCAAAGAGAGCTTCAGGTTtgcaaaaataatcaaattattacaaacaaACTTACTTCAAATATGCGTTATGCAATTTTGCCATGATTCAAGACAATTTGTACATGATGTGATGATTATTGTAACTTCATTCCATTATAGCCACTGATGATTATGAAGCATGAaactttaaattcattttgttcCAATATGATTTTCCTGTTTTGGAATAAAACATGATATTGATCAGATTTTAAAGAGCTACTTCCAACAAATGATGTCAGTGATGCTTCTGTTCGTGATAAAGATGGTAATAATTACTGATTGTTCTTGTTACCTAACATTCACACTTgttcaataattttatgattaaattttataatcattgttttcttaatcGTTCTTTTTAGGCTGCTTGTTGATCACCGTTTCTCTTCTAACATCCTGCATCAGAAGTTGTAGGGTACTGTATCATTAGTCTGCATGTTGTGTTTGAATATCCTGTGTGGGATAACCAAGTTGCCAGACATTCCTTTTATTTAGGGAAATGAGGAGTACTGGGGAGTGTGCAAAAACATCTGAGGGGGATGGGCATGGGACAGAACCTTGGATTTCAGTCTTAACTTTGTGTGCACTGACATTGAAAATGGAAGGTGAAAATGCGAAATTGTGGCAAAGTTGTCAGTCACGCCCTTCAACAAAATGTAATTATCCATCCAATTTCAGCCAGGGGATGATGTTCATATTTTAATAGGTATTAATGAACAACATTTTTTAGAAATGTTCAAAAGTAATTACCACAATTATCTTCTGATAGAGGATATGTCAGTCATTTTGCTGCAGAGATGGCcttcataattttattttaaattgaagaTAATTTGTGTCTACTCATGTGGTTTATAACATCAcaatttctgattttttttttactatttttttgttgttgtgattatctcataaaataataatttaatgctGATTTATATGGATCCCATTGAATAAGAAATGTTGTTGCTGTCAGAACTAATTTTTATTCAGACCCTTTAAGGAagaataaattttcaattctttaaTGGACAGGttcatgttcaattttgtgtgCTGTAACCTGTGATTCCCATCAAGAAGTTAATGATGAATGCGCTCATCTTCTTTTTACATGCAGTACTGCGTGTCTAAACTGACAGTATTGGAACGCTTTTGAAGATTGCTCGACATGTCAGTGATGAAATCATTTTGGAGCGTTTGTTACCTTGCATGCTGTTTCTTGTCAACGATTCTTTACCTCAAGTCAGAGCTCAGGCTCTGAAGATTTTAAGTCATTTGTCTACAACTGGTGCGCAGTGTTCCCCGCAGTGATATTGCCAACATATTTCCAGAGTATGTCTTGCCAAGTTTATCATAGCTCACTCAAGATCAGGAGGACATTGTGAGAATTGCATATGCCGAGAATATTGCATCACTGGCAGAAACGGCTTTGAAATTTCTGGAAATGGCTCAGCTAGATTATGCCAATCAAGAGAACAATGAAGATGATGACTTGCCTATACAGTACCaggtattattatttttttcaaagggaCTGGTTGTGGGTGAATTCTATCTTTCTATGTTGAACTTAAAGGGCaagtattaataattattgtttattaattGCAGTGCTTCTGTAATtatgcatttttgttttcaacaaattatGCGCTATTCTTTTGGAGAATTATGCACCAAAAATTATGTGCGAATTGTTCAATgctttttaaacaaaaatttttaatatttcaatttattaaaCTTGCTTCTTCTTTCAATACTTTTCATACAAAGTTatccaaagcaaaaaaaaaagggcaagGAAggtgttttgctgcaaaataaaTCACAGCAgggtgcttttttcttttccaagctgtgattggttatattTCTTCCAATCATGGCACATcttaaatggaaaaacaagAGCACAGGTCCCAACAGCCAGCAGCATAGAATGCCTGGAATGCCTTGTTGATTTGCTGCATCTGTGAACGCTTTTTGCAACCAAGCAGTGGCTATTTGCTgtgaaaatgtatttttattttcgggAAAAAATTTTGATACATCTCTCAAGGTATGAAAAAAACATAGCTTCTTAACagatttgtcaaaattttttaaagttatgcACCATtatgtgtttttctttttaacgtGCTGAGAGCCAAATTATCTGATTTCGCATCCGCGCATAATTCCAGAAGCCCCGAATTATTGGTATACCTGCAAGTAAAGGATATATTACATAGTACGTAATTAAAAAGCAAGGTCCCACTATACTTCCTGTAGGGACCAAGAGATGATAAGGAAGAGAATGAccctgattggtcaaaaacccatgttttattAAACATAGAAAACCACATTACCTCTttactcgagaaatgtagaaatgtagaaatgcagaaaacactcgcctgcAGCTCATGGTTTCTACACTTCCtttgtgttctcaaatgcccgtcATGTtgtatcacagtgtaatacaccgCTTACCAGGCTCCTTTATcaattttatcaattttgttaaGTGATGAGATTAAAAGTCCAAAACATATAAAGTAATATCTTGACAATAATATTGGCCCCTACAGTATATACCATGGACAACAATGAGTGAAAGTGGTTGATGTCATGGAGGGTACATTTTGTCTGTTGTTTACTGGTAGACAAAAGTCATCAATATTCACTCTGCCAAACCCTCTGGGCAAACAAGTGTTTGAAGTAAAATGATACCAGGGCTCTTAACTGAACCTTTCCTAAGGAAACTTGTGCTAGTAAAGCAGTTGCACATCCAGTATGTTCTTAAACTGAGAAATCACTCCAATAATACACCTTTTTGAAAGGAATCATCTTACTAACATCATTCAAGAGAGCTTTGCTGAAGACAAAAATATACTGCCTTTATCGTAGGACCACCAATGAGTGCACATGAAAAATGCTTCAGATCTTTGTTCACATCCTTGTAATAAACCACTGCGGTGAATACAGTGACCGATTCATTTGACCAGTGTGATGCCATTATCTCTTGTTGATGCTTCAGCTGAAATTTTTCTGAGAAATCCTCATGAATGATGATTTCATCTTCATTTAGCTGTTCTTTCAGGTGCCTTAACTCTTAAAACTGACGCCTGATATTGTAAACATGACGACTAAATGGTCTTAGCTGAGCCTGCAGATCTTCCTTGGCTTCAGCAATTGTACAATCAACAAGATGTTTCTTCACAACTCCCTCCACTTTGTGTCACTGATAGTAGGACATTGAGTCATCCTCATCCAGGCCTTCAAAAAGATGATTTGTTAGCTCAGTTACTCCACAGATATCACAAACCCTGTCAATGCACTTGCAAGAGTCAAGATTGCATACTGTCTGTGCAACAGCTTCTTCACTTGAAATGCGTTCAGATGTGCCAAGTCTTGATAGCCCATGGATACTTACAAATGCATACTCCCTCATCAAATGAAGATGAAGGTAGGACTTGTGGCGGTCGGAGCTCTGCAAACTTAGATTTGCCAATCTTAACACTGCTTTCTTCCTTGAACAGCTTATGTGCTTCtccaattttcaacaaaagcaCCCCCTTTTGCCTGTGCTCTCTTTTACCATCAGCTTGTTTGACAGACACGTAATCTTTCTTCCCTGGAAGCATTCTGCTTATGTCATCTCTTgcataaaaattttgcaccattttCACCTCACCAGTAAAAGCATCACATCTTTTCTTTCTGTCTTTctcttgttcttttctttgctttaagTTGCTGTCACACAAATCCAccactgcctttctttttcttggactcaaattttcaaccaTCTTTGCTAACACAAGGACTTTTCTCTCAGGGGATTTTGGCAGGTGCTACTTTGCTCTACTGAATGCTTTTCCAAATGCTTGAGGGCTTACCTTACTAGTacttttggttgccttttTCATTATCTGTTTTATTTctcctttgctttcttttcttttccctttccTTGGCTTGGCTCTCAGAACTTCAGGCTGAGTTGCTTTCGTCTGTAAATaatctattttttctttcgctGTCTTTGTTTTTAACCATTGCAtacttttcttcattttctctcaGTCTTCTGCTGTACTTCTTTGTCCTTTCTTTGCCTGAACTCATTTCAGCTCTAGAAGAACTGGAACACATTTGAACATACTAGACTAGGCATACTCACTGTCCATTATTACCATCTCACAATCCTAAGTGTGTTAGTGTATTCATGAGAATATCAATCTTAAACAGTAAAATGTTCTATTTAATAGATATAATAAACACACAGATAAGTGCAGGTTTTGCCTGATTAAATTGTTGCTCTTGTATGTAAGATTATGGATGTTTCagacaatttttctttgtttacagcaATTTCACCCACAAAACAGTACTGTCCCTTCCATGATAGAAAAGTCCTCTCCATAacaaaaatcatgaaaagTCCCCTCTGTGACAAAAATGTCCCTTCCgtgacattttgtttttttgcagcaATTCTAAGAAAGAGTAGTTGAAGAACTACTTAACAATTTCTGAGTTTGTCAGTTCTTACTTCAATATTTAACAGACCTTCATTCAACAATCAACATTAAGTTTGAAAAGATGATAATTTTTATGCCTATTATTGTCACGGAGGGGAAAATTTAACATTGGATATGGTAATAAATCCTTTCCttaaagtctaaccatttgagGATGTCACTACAAAGGCAGCAATTTCTCTTTAGTTATTcaaaagaccctgagtgttggtcagGTCAGGGATTATTTAATAAGTTTTCTTGAGGTTCCTTTGAGTATCATAAGCAACTGCTGTAACCGTGGTATGTTCTCCAACAGAATATGTGGATTCGATCGTTATGGTGCTGTGGGATTTGTAGCTGCTGTGGAAAGAATATAAAATGTTGCTGACGTACACTGCGACCTGTTGCCTCTGTTACAACCCTTTCTAAAACAGCCAGCTGTTCAGGTTGATAAGAAGGTAAAAAGTTATGATTAGCAAAGGTAGAGGTGAACAATTTactatatattattattttggatGGTCTGGAGTGAAACATCCTCTTGATTTTGGCAggtttttttattgtgtttactgaattgtttcttttattgatgGCGTCTTATGCTTCAAGTTCTGAATTCTATGCGTAAACACATAGCTTATATTTAAATTTCCCTTAAAAACATCAcctttgcatgaaaaattGTCTGAAATTTAAATAGTCCAGCATAATCCTGCGTTATCATCATCCCCAGGTGATTCTTGGGAGCCTTCTTAAAGAACCAATCAACAGAAGTGTGTATGATTTCATTGTGAAGTCCCAACATGTTGTCAGCTTGTTTAATAGGTAAGTGTTAATTTTCTTAGATGTTCTTGAGGAGACAAGAGTACGTCAATGCATTTCTCTTTCAAGCATTGGAAAAGGTTCCTTCTGAAGCAGGCCGGGTGCATGTATGTGTTCATGGACAGTCGCATGAATAATTTCAGCCAAAACTTGCAGTTATGTCCATGCAATTACAAAATTAGCCATTTATGATATCAGCTTGCAGGACAGACAGTTGGTGCGTAACTTGTGCCGCGTAGGACAAAGACCTAATTACCATGAAACAGATGAGGGCCTTATTCCTGTTTTCCGCAAGTTGCGTTCTCAAGGAATAACAGAGGAAGATGAAGCCAAGCTGTTATTCCTCAGAGACATCATTCTCAAGTTGCATCGAGCTAAATCCAGGTGCAGCataaaaaaataggcagtctatgac
This sequence is a window from Acropora palmata chromosome 6, jaAcrPala1.3, whole genome shotgun sequence. Protein-coding genes within it:
- the LOC141884612 gene encoding uncharacterized protein LOC141884612 isoform X2, with the translated sequence MTSHSCCAKDSASCDTKFCLLREHQVLADVLLKNFVTAAVFSELVEQIISKDPKSRLSAAEFMSKYRGIISPEQFYTFLII
- the LOC141884612 gene encoding uncharacterized protein LOC141884612 isoform X1; translated protein: MTSHSCCAKDSASCDTKFCLLREHQVLADVLLKNFVTAAVFSELVEQIISKDPKSRLSAAEFMSKYRGTILGSSLQSSFTLFL